The following is a genomic window from Chloroflexota bacterium.
GCTGCACCTCTTCCGCCGTCAGCGTGCGGTCCTGCGCCTGTAGCGACACGCGGTAGGCCAGCGAGCGGACGCCCGCGCCCACCTGCTCGCCAGCGTAGACGTCGAAGAGGGTGGTGCGCACGACGAGCGGGTGCTGCTCGATGATCTCCTGCACTCGCGATGCGGGCACGTCCATGCCGACGACCAGCGCCAGGTCTCGCAACGCCTCCGGGTACACCGACGGGCCGCGGAACCGGCGCTCGGCCTGCGGCACGACGGCCGTCAGCGCGGCCAGGTCAACCTCGAAGTAGACGGCGCCCTCGCCGCGCACGTCGAAGGCGTCCAGCGCCTCCGGGTGCACCTCGCCGAGCTCGCCGATGCGCTCGCCGCCCGCCGTGACGGCGGCGGCGCGACCGGGGTAGTAGAAGGGGTCGTCCAGCGGCTCGAAGGACGGCGTGACGCCGAGCCGGTCGCACAACGCCTCCAGCACGCCCTTGGCGTCGTAGAAGCCCGCCGCCACCTCAGCCGCGGCCCACGAGACCTGCGCCCCCGCGCCGCTGAGCACGCCTGCCGCCTTCTGCCGCTCGTTCGGCAGGCCTTCGCCGTAGAAGATGAACTCCACCCCCACCTCAAAGTACCACTGCGGGACGCCCTCATGGCGCTGATTGGCCGCCAGCGTGCGCAGCAGGCCCGGCCGCAGCGACGTGCGGAGGCACTCGTGCTCCGAGCTGATGGGGTTGAAGGCGCGCATGGGTGGCGCGGGCGGGTCGGCGCCACGGAAGGCCAGCTCAAGCGCCTGCTCGCTCACCATGGAGTAGGTGATGATCTCCTGCATGCCGATGGACGCCAGCAGGTCGCGCACCTCTTCCTTGACCGACTGTGCCGTGTCCGGGGTGCTCAGCGGTATGGGCGTCGCGAGGGGCGCAGTCGGAACATCGTCATAGCCGATGACGCGGACCACTTCCTCGACGAGGTCGTCCGCGATGGTGATGTCCGCGCGCCACGGCGGTGCCTCGGCCTCCAGCGCGTCGTCGCCGACGAGCCGGCACGCGATGCCGAGGGAGGTGAGCGTCCGAGCCGCCTCTGCCATGGGCACCGTCACGCCGAGCACCTTCTGCATGCGCTCGGCGGTGAGGGTGATGGTCTGCGCCTCGGGGCGGTCCGGGTAGACGTCGATGATGCCCTTGGCCGCGACGCCGCCTGCCACCTCCATCATGAGCTTCATGGCGCGGCGCAGCCCAACCGGCGGCAGGCCCTGACGCCAGCCCTTCTCGAACCGCAGCGACGCCTCCGTGCGCAGCTTGAGCTCGTCCGCCGTGCGGCGCGTGTTGAACGGGTGGAAGCTGGCGGACTCCAGCAGGATGGTGCGCGTCTCCTCCGTGACCTCCGTGTTGGCGCCGCCCATGACGCCGCCGAGGCCGACGGCCTTCTCCGGGTCGGCGATGACGACCATCGGCGGGGCGAGCTCACGCTCGACGCCGTCGAGGGTGACGTGCTTCTCACCGGGCCGCGCCTGGCGCACGATGATGCGCCGATCGGCGACCTTGTCGAAGTCGAAGGCGTGGAGCGGCTGGCCTGTCTCCAGCATGACGTAGTTGGTCACATCGACGATGTTGTTGATGGGACGCTGCCCGGCGCGGGTGAGCCGCTCCCGCAACCACTCGGGCGACGGGCCGATGCTGATGCCGGTCAGCAGGGCGCCCGTGTAGCGGGCGCACAGCTCCGGGTCTGCGATCTCGACGGTTGCCTGCTCCTCGATAGGCGGGCCGTCCTCGGGGTACGCGGCGTCCGGCTCGGCGACCTGCGTGCCGGAGAAGGCGGCGACCTCACGCGCGACGCCGAGCATGGAGAAGCAGTCGGGCCGGTTGGCGGTGACCTCCAACTCGAGCACCGTGTCGCCGAGGTAGTCGGCGAGGGGCGTGCCGGTGGGGGCGTCGGCCGGCAGCACGAGGATGCCGTCGTGCTCCTCGCCGATGCCGAGCTCCAGGACGGAGCAGATCATGCCCTCCGACGTGACGCCGCGGATCTTGGCGGCCTTCAGCGGCTCGACCTTGCCCGAGTGGGTATTGAAGAGCGTCGCGCCAACCTTGGCGAAGGCGATCTTCTGCTCCGCCGCGACGTTGGGCGCGCCGCAGATCACCTGCAAGCGCTCCTCGCCGATGTCGACGGTGCAGAGGCGCAGCCGGTCCGCGTTTGGGTGCGGCTGGATGTTCATGACGTGGCCCACGTAGCAGTTGGTCCAGCCGCCGATCTGCTCGACGCCGCCCACCTCGATGCCGGCCATCGTGAGGCGGTGCGCAAGCTGGTCGACGGGCGTCGTCACGTCGACGTAGGCCCGCAGCCAGGACAGCGGGACGTTCATTGCCATGTGAGGACTCCGGTCATGGTCTCTCCCTAGAACTGCCGCAAGAAGCGGGCGTCGTTGCTGTAGAAGTAGCGGATGTCGTCGATGCCGTGCTTGAGCATGGCGATGCGCTCCACACCCATGCCGAAGGCGAAGCCGGTGTACTGCGTGTGGTCAATGCCGGACATGTCCAGCACCCGGGGGTGCACCATGCCGGCGCCCATGATCTCGATCCAACCGCTGCCCCGGCAGATGCGACAGTCGGGAGCGCCCGCGCCGTCGCAGCTGAAGCAGTCGATGGACATGTCCACGCCCGGCTCCACGAAGGGGAAGAAGTCGCAGCGGAAGCGCACCCGCCGCTCGGAGCCGAAGAGCAGACGGGCGAACTCGTAGAGCGTGCCCTTCAGGTTGGCGAAGGTGATGCCCTCGTCGACGGCCAGCCCCTCGACCTGCGTGAAGTGCCACTCGTGCGTGGCGTCCGTGGCCTCGAAGCGGTAGACGCGGCCGGGCACGACGACGCGCACGGGGGGCTGCGTCGCCTCCATGATGCGCGCCTGCATCGGCGACGTGTGGGTGCGCATCAGCAGTTCGCGCTCGCCGTCGGCGTTGGTGTGGTCGAGCCAGAGCGTGTCGAACATGTCCCGCGCTGAGTGGCCCTTGGGGATGTTCAGCATGCCGAAGTTGTAGTGGTCGAGCTCCACCTCCGGCCCCTCGACGACCTGGAAGCCCATGCCGGTGAAGGCGCGGGTGATCTCCCGCATGGTCTGTGTGATGGGGTGCAGCCGGCCGAGAGCGGGGCGCCGGCCCGGCAGGGTCACGTCGAGGCGGCCCTCCTGCGCGGCCTGTGCGAGCTTGGCCGACTTCAGCTCCTCCGCCTTGGCCTCGAACTGGGATTCCAGCAGCGTCTTAACGTCGTTGGCCTGCACGCCGACAGTGCGACGCTCCTCGGCCTCCAGCGTGGCCATGGTGCGCATGATGAGGGTGAGGCGGCCCTCGCGGCGGCCGAGGTAGGCGATGCGCCAGGCCTCCAGCGTCGCCTCGTCCTCGACGCCGTCGAGCTCGGCCACGGCGACGGTCCGGATGTTATGCAGGGTGCCCAGAATCTCGGGTGCGGTGGTCATGCGGTCCTTTGCGGGCGCGGCGGGTGCCCCGACGTTCAAGGGGAATTCGGGGGGCAGCGGGCCGCCACAGCTACGGTATCGTAGCTCGCATTATACGTGACACGCGTATGGACGGGCAAATAATATGCACGTTTGACGTTAATAACGCAACGCGTTATTATCCATCCTGTGGAGAGCTTCCGTGCTGAAAGGTTCAAGGATGACGACGCGAGGCGCCTCTATGGTGGAGAGACGGTGCGTCGCCTGCCCCCGGAGATTCAACGGCGTGCACGGCAGAGGATCGAGGCGCTATTGGCAGCCGAGTCCCTCAGGGACCTCAGGTTTCCGCGTTCCCACAGGTTGGAAGGTCTAAGGGGCGAGCGGGCAGGACAGTTCAGCATCCGCATCAACGATCAGTGGCGCGTCTGTTTTGTATGGACTGAGCAAGGGCCAGTGGCGATAGAGATTGTGGACTACCACTAAGGAGAGCGGCGATGCGTATTGAACCTATACATCCCGGCGAGCACTTGTCGGAGATCCTAGAAGACCTCGAGATCTCCCAATACCGTCTAGCGAAGGCGATGGGTGTGCCCGCAGTACGGGTGAACGAAATTGCCCACTGCCGCAGAGGGATCACGGCAGATACGGCGTTGCGCCTTGGCCGGGTTCTCGACATGACGCCGGAGTTCTGGATGAACCTGCAGCAGAGGTATGACCTGGAAGTCGCGCGTGCCGCCACGGATGTGAGTGGGGTGAAACGGCTGGTGGACGTCGAGCCGGTGGAGGTCACAGCGGCAACGTAGATTCCGTTCCCCACTACCTCCTCCCCAGCAGGCTGCCGGGTTGGCATTGGCGGCAGTAGTCTGTGCGGTGGCCGTTGCTGGTGATGTGGGTGAGTTTGGCGCCGCACGATGGGCATGCTTCGTTGGCGCGGCCGTGGACTTTCAGGTGGTCGCGGACCTTGCGGTGGATGGTGTCGCCCATGCGCTCGCGGAGGAGGGGGACGGCGTCGGCGGGGACGCGGTAGACGGCGTCGTGGAGGGCGGCTAGCTCGGCGGGCGAGAGCGAGGTGCGCTTCTTGAAGGGGTAGATGCCCGCCGCGAAGAGGACCTCGTCGGCGTAGGCGTTGCCGATGCCCGAGACCGCGCCGCCGCGGGTGAGGACGCCCTTGATCTCGCCGCGGTAGGGCTTCAGCCGGTCGGTGAAGGCCGCCAGTGAGAGGGGTTCGTCCAGCACGTCGGGGCCCTGCTCGCCGAGGCGCGCGGCCTGCGAGAGCTGCTCCGGCAGCACGTAGTAGACCATCCCCATCTGGTCGTCGTCCGTGTAGCGGAGCTGCGAGCCGTCGGACAGGGTGAGCGACAGGTACGTGCGTGCCGAGACCCGCTCCGTCGGGGCGCAGCGCTGGAGCGCGCCGCTGAGCATCGGGTTCACCACGAGCGTCCGCCGCTCGCCGTCGGCGCCGCCGGACAGCTCGATGCCGAGGAACTTGCCGCGGCGCCAGAAGGCGTCGAGGGTGCGGCCCTCGATGTCCTCGGCAAAGCGCTCGAGCGGGGCGGCGAGGCTGCGCAGGACGATGGGGCGCAGGGCCTCGGCGCGCGTCACCGAGAGCCCGGTGAGCGTGCGCTCCAGGTACTCGCGGACGACGTAGAGGTCGGGCGCTTCAGGCATACGGTCTCCTTGCGCCGTGCCTTGCGGCGCGGTGGTAGTGTAGTATCATGCCCTGCAATCCGAAAGGGCGCTAAAGGAGCGTCGACCATGACCACATTGCTGCCAGAGACCTCGCCGAGGGCGGTGCGGGAGCGCATCCGCAGCGGCGAGTGGACGCGGCCCACGGCGGGCCTCGCGCCGGGGCGGGTGCAGGCGAATCTGGTGTCGCTGCCGCGGGAGCAGGCCTTCGACTTCCTGCTCTTCTGCCAGCGCAACCCGCGCCCGTGCCCGCTGATCGAGGTGATGGAGCCCGGCGTCGCCGAGCCGTTGGCCACCGCCCCCGGGGCTGACATCCGCACCGACCTTCCTTCCTACAATGTGTACCGCGAGGGTGTGCTGGAGGCCACCGTGCCGGACGTCCTCGACTACTGGCGCGACGACCTTGTCACCTTCCTCATCGGGTGCAGCTTCACCTTTGAGACGGCGCTGGCGTCGTCGGGGGTCCCGCTGCACCACGTCGAGGCGGGGCGCAACGTCGCCATGTACAAGACCAACGTCGCGACGACGCCCGCCGGGGTCTTTGCCGGGCCGCTGGTGGTGTCCATGCGGCCTGTCCCTCGCGAGCAGGTGGTGAAGGCCGTGCAGGTGACCTCGCGGTTCCCCAACGCGCACGGGGCGCCGCTGCACGTCGGCGAGCCGGCGGCGCTCGGCATTCGCGACCTGGCGTCGCCTGACTACGGCGACCCTCCCCTCATCCTCGACGGGGAGACGCCGCTGTTCTGGGCGTGCGGGGTGACGCCGCAGGCGGTGGCGGTCGCGTCGAAGCCGCCCTTCATGATCACGCACGCCCCGGGGCACATGTTCATCACGGACCTTCGGGACGAGGATATCGCCGCGCTATGAGCACGATCGAGGACATCATCCTGCGGTACGACAAGCGGGGCATGACGCCCCTGCGTCCGCACCTGCCCGCGGACTATTGCACCCGCGCCGCCCGCTGCGTGCTCGACGCGCCCGGCCGGGCGCTCATCGCGACGGGGTTCTACATCACCCGCGCCGGGGCGACGGAGACGGACGGCCCGCCGGGCGCGTACTTCATCGGCAAGGCGCTCGAGGCGCTGGGGCGACCCGTCACCTA
Proteins encoded in this region:
- the pheT gene encoding phenylalanine--tRNA ligase subunit beta is translated as MAMNVPLSWLRAYVDVTTPVDQLAHRLTMAGIEVGGVEQIGGWTNCYVGHVMNIQPHPNADRLRLCTVDIGEERLQVICGAPNVAAEQKIAFAKVGATLFNTHSGKVEPLKAAKIRGVTSEGMICSVLELGIGEEHDGILVLPADAPTGTPLADYLGDTVLELEVTANRPDCFSMLGVAREVAAFSGTQVAEPDAAYPEDGPPIEEQATVEIADPELCARYTGALLTGISIGPSPEWLRERLTRAGQRPINNIVDVTNYVMLETGQPLHAFDFDKVADRRIIVRQARPGEKHVTLDGVERELAPPMVVIADPEKAVGLGGVMGGANTEVTEETRTILLESASFHPFNTRRTADELKLRTEASLRFEKGWRQGLPPVGLRRAMKLMMEVAGGVAAKGIIDVYPDRPEAQTITLTAERMQKVLGVTVPMAEAARTLTSLGIACRLVGDDALEAEAPPWRADITIADDLVEEVVRVIGYDDVPTAPLATPIPLSTPDTAQSVKEEVRDLLASIGMQEIITYSMVSEQALELAFRGADPPAPPMRAFNPISSEHECLRTSLRPGLLRTLAANQRHEGVPQWYFEVGVEFIFYGEGLPNERQKAAGVLSGAGAQVSWAAAEVAAGFYDAKGVLEALCDRLGVTPSFEPLDDPFYYPGRAAAVTAGGERIGELGEVHPEALDAFDVRGEGAVYFEVDLAALTAVVPQAERRFRGPSVYPEALRDLALVVGMDVPASRVQEIIEQHPLVVRTTLFDVYAGEQVGAGVRSLAYRVSLQAQDRTLTAEEVQRTMDRLLSRLERELGAIHRQG
- the pheS gene encoding phenylalanine--tRNA ligase subunit alpha — protein: MTTAPEILGTLHNIRTVAVAELDGVEDEATLEAWRIAYLGRREGRLTLIMRTMATLEAEERRTVGVQANDVKTLLESQFEAKAEELKSAKLAQAAQEGRLDVTLPGRRPALGRLHPITQTMREITRAFTGMGFQVVEGPEVELDHYNFGMLNIPKGHSARDMFDTLWLDHTNADGERELLMRTHTSPMQARIMEATQPPVRVVVPGRVYRFEATDATHEWHFTQVEGLAVDEGITFANLKGTLYEFARLLFGSERRVRFRCDFFPFVEPGVDMSIDCFSCDGAGAPDCRICRGSGWIEIMGAGMVHPRVLDMSGIDHTQYTGFAFGMGVERIAMLKHGIDDIRYFYSNDARFLRQF
- a CDS encoding type II toxin-antitoxin system RelE/ParE family toxin: MESFRAERFKDDDARRLYGGETVRRLPPEIQRRARQRIEALLAAESLRDLRFPRSHRLEGLRGERAGQFSIRINDQWRVCFVWTEQGPVAIEIVDYH
- a CDS encoding HigA family addiction module antitoxin, whose translation is MRIEPIHPGEHLSEILEDLEISQYRLAKAMGVPAVRVNEIAHCRRGITADTALRLGRVLDMTPEFWMNLQQRYDLEVARAATDVSGVKRLVDVEPVEVTAAT
- a CDS encoding putative hydro-lyase, which gives rise to MTTLLPETSPRAVRERIRSGEWTRPTAGLAPGRVQANLVSLPREQAFDFLLFCQRNPRPCPLIEVMEPGVAEPLATAPGADIRTDLPSYNVYREGVLEATVPDVLDYWRDDLVTFLIGCSFTFETALASSGVPLHHVEAGRNVAMYKTNVATTPAGVFAGPLVVSMRPVPREQVVKAVQVTSRFPNAHGAPLHVGEPAALGIRDLASPDYGDPPLILDGETPLFWACGVTPQAVAVASKPPFMITHAPGHMFITDLRDEDIAAL